A genomic segment from Citrus sinensis chloroplast, complete genome encodes:
- the ndhB gene encoding NADH dehydrogenase subunit 2 produces the protein MIWHVQNENFILDSTRIFMKAFHLLLFDGSFIFPECILIFGLILLLMIDSTSDQKDIPWLYFISSTSLVMSITALLFRWREEPMISFSGNFQTNNFNEIFQFLILLCSTLCIPLSVEYIECTEMAITEFLLFVLTATLGGMFLCGANDLITIFVAPECFSLCSYLLSGYTKKDVRSNEATMKYLLMGGASSSILVHGFSWLYGSSGGEIELQEIVNGLINTQMYNSPGISIALIFITVGIGFKLSLAPSHQWTPDVYEGSPTPVVAFLSVTSKVAASASATRIFDIPFYFSSNEWHLLLEILAILSMILGNLIAITQTSMKRMLAYSSIGQIGYVIIGIIVGDSNGGYASMITYMLFYISMNLGTFACIVLFGLRTGTDNIRDYAGLYTKDPFLALSLALCLLSLGGLPPLAGFFGKLHLFWCGWQAGLYFLVSIGLLTSVVSIYYYLKIIKLLMTGRKQEITPHVRNYRGSPLRSNNSIELSMIVCVIASTILGISMNPIIAIAQDTLF, from the exons ATGATCTGGCATGTACAGAATGAAAACTTCATTCTCGATTCTACGAGAATTTTTATGAAAGCCTTTCATTTGCTTCTCTTCGATGGAAGTTTTATTTTCCCAGAATGTATCCTAATTTTTGGCCTAATTCTTCTTCTGATGATCGATTCAACCTCTGATCAAAAAGATATACCTTGGTTATATTTCATCTCTTCAACAAGTTTAGTAATGAGCATAACGGCCCTATTGTTCCGCTGGAGAGAAGAACCTATGATTAGCTTTTCGGGAAATTTCCAAACGAACAATTTCAACGAAATCTTTCAATTTCTTATTTTACTATGTTCAACTCTATGTATTCCTCTATCCGTGGAGTACATTGAATGTACAGAAATGGCTATAACAGAGTTTCTGTTATTCGTATTAACAGCTACTCTAGGAGGAATGTTTTTATGCGGTGCTAACGATTTAATAACTATCTTTGTAGCTCCAGAATGTTTCAGTTTATGCTCCTACCTATTATCTGGATATACCAAGAAAGACGTACGGTCTAATGAGGCTACTATGAAATATTTACTCATGGGTGGGGCAAGCTCTTCTATTCTGGTTCATGGTTTCTCTTGGCTATATGGTTCATCCGGGGGCGAGATCGAGCTTCAAGAAATAGTGAATGGTCTTATCAATACACAAATGTATAACTCCCCGGGAATTTCAATTGCGCTTATATTCATCACTGTAGGAATTGGGTTCAAGCTTTCCCTAGCCCCTTCTCATCAATGGACTCCTGACGTATACGAAGGA TCTCCCACTCCAGTCGTTGCTTTTCTTTCTGTTACTTCGAAAGTAGCTGCTTCAGCTTCAGCCACTCGAATTTTCGATATTCCTTTTTATTTCTCATCAAACGAATGGCATCTTCTTCTGGAAATCCTAGCTATTCTTAGCATGATATTGGGGAATCTCATTGCTATTACTCAAACAAGCATGAAACGTATGCTTGCATATTCGTCCATAGGTCAAATCGGATATGTAATTATTGGAATAATTGTTGGAGACTCAAATGGTGGATATGCGAGCATGATAACTTATATGCTGTTCTATATCTCCATGAATCTAGGAACTTTTGCTTGCATTGTATTATTTGGTCTACGTACCGGAACTGATAACATTCGAGATTATGCAGGATTATACACAAAAGATCCTTTTTTGGCTCTCTCTTTAGCTCTATGTCTCTTATCCCTAGGAGGTCTTCCTCCACTAGCAGGTTTTTTCGGAAAACTCCATTTATTCTGGTGTGGATGGCAGGCAGGCCTATATTTCTTGGTTTCAATAGGACTCCTTACGAGCGTTGTTTCTATCTACTATTATCTAAAAATAATCAAGTTATTAATGACTGGACGAAAGCAAGAAATAACCCCTCACGTGCGAAATTATAGAGGATCCCCTTTAAGATCAAACAATTCCATCGAATTGAGTATGATTGTATGTGTGATAGCATCTACTATACTAGGAATATCAATGAACCCGATTATTGCAATTGCTCAGGATACCCTTTTTTAG
- the rps7 gene encoding ribosomal protein S7: MSRRGTTEEKTAKSDPIYRNRLVNMLVNRILKHGKKSLAYQIIYRALKKIQQKTEKNPLSVLRQAIRGVTPDIAVKARRVGGSTHQVPIEIGSAQGKALAVRWLLGASRKRPGRNMAFKLSSELVDAAKGSGDAIRKKEETHRMAEANRAFAHFR, translated from the coding sequence ATGTCACGTCGAGGTACTACAGAAGAAAAAACTGCAAAATCCGATCCAATTTATCGTAATCGATTAGTTAACATGTTGGTTAACCGTATTCTGAAACACGGAAAAAAATCATTGGCTTATCAAATTATCTATCGAGCCTTGAAAAAGATTCAACAAAAGACAGAAAAAAATCCACTATCTGTTTTACGTCAAGCAATACGTGGAGTAACTCCCGATATAGCAGTAAAAGCAAGACGTGTAGGCGGATCGACTCATCAAGTTCCCATTGAAATAGGATCCGCACAAGGAAAAGCACTTGCCGTTCGTTGGTTATTAGGGGCATCCCGAAAACGTCCGGGTCGAAATATGGCTTTCAAATTAAGTTCCGAATTAGTGGATGCTGCCAAAGGGAGTGGCGATGCCATACGCAAAAAGGAAGAGACTCATAGAATGGCAGAGGCAAATAGAGCTTTTGCACATTTTCGTTAA